One segment of Capnocytophaga sp. oral taxon 878 DNA contains the following:
- a CDS encoding SAM-dependent methyltransferase: MGNIYLIPNLLGESSLEVLPSQVATIVQSLTYFVVENEKSARKFIKQIAPNKVQAELQIAVINKHHETDFAHFLTPCLQGHSIGIISEAGCPGIADPGADIVRIAHQKKMRVIPLVGPSSLLLAMMSSGLNGQNFAFNGYLPIEKQERYKTLKNLESKARKGQAQLFIETPYRNNNLLTDLTSTLQPDTLLCIACDITLPTEEISTLPIHQWKKKTIDLQKRPTIFILGS, encoded by the coding sequence ATGGGAAATATATATCTAATACCAAATTTATTAGGAGAAAGTAGTCTTGAAGTTCTACCCTCACAAGTGGCTACCATAGTGCAATCTCTCACATACTTTGTAGTGGAGAATGAGAAATCAGCACGGAAGTTTATTAAGCAAATAGCACCCAATAAAGTACAAGCCGAGCTACAAATAGCTGTTATCAATAAGCATCACGAAACTGATTTTGCTCATTTCTTAACACCTTGTTTACAAGGGCATTCTATAGGTATTATTTCAGAAGCTGGCTGCCCAGGTATAGCCGATCCTGGTGCTGATATAGTACGTATTGCTCACCAAAAAAAAATGAGGGTAATCCCACTAGTGGGTCCCTCATCTTTATTATTAGCTATGATGTCCAGCGGACTTAATGGGCAAAACTTTGCCTTTAATGGTTATCTACCTATTGAAAAACAAGAGCGATATAAAACTCTTAAGAATTTAGAGAGTAAGGCTCGTAAAGGTCAGGCTCAGCTTTTTATTGAAACACCTTACCGTAATAATAACCTCCTCACCGATCTTACTAGTACCCTTCAACCTGATACTTTATTGTGTATAGCTTGTGATATTACACTCCCTACTGAAGAGATTTCAACCCTGCCTATTCACCAATGGAAGAAAAAAACTATTGACTTACAAAAACGCCCTACTATCTTTATTTTAGGGAGTTAA
- a CDS encoding DUF4236 domain-containing protein, with product MGFRFRRSQSFGAFRLNFSTSGVGMSVGAGGFRLGLSSNGQLYNTINIPNTGLTYHSNLLRSRNTSQSSNSYQQGINLLGFSIDENKYGNSDGCLTFLL from the coding sequence ATGGGGTTTCGTTTTCGTAGAAGTCAATCATTCGGAGCTTTCAGACTCAATTTTAGCACATCAGGAGTTGGAATGAGTGTAGGAGCTGGCGGTTTCAGATTGGGACTAAGTAGCAATGGACAGCTATATAACACTATCAATATTCCTAATACAGGGCTTACTTATCACTCTAACCTATTAAGAAGTAGAAACACATCGCAATCGTCAAACTCCTATCAGCAAGGAATAAACCTATTAGGCTTTTCTATTGATGAAAACAAGTATGGTAATAGCGATGGTTGTTTGACCTTTCTCCTTTAG
- a CDS encoding AAA family ATPase, which produces MIASIYIKEHSYLTDKPLTLNFGGEYLYSFEEIGKSLIISREKNEKYIPNFFNISESGSKIELLSAIVGENGVGKSSILDIIRSIFSKSYGFTHNEAVVLAEIEGKTKVLYSNTSFKYYLKESDKEIEKVNESESYQSIYYSPHFDLKYNPNYYELDKYDISLDEYIKEDLDEIDRKGTNGQGWKYKLHQELKFKNTLRIIEFMDSIPFKKISEHFKLSGYDKVDLIFRDLLSDNNSWNTPSQFRNIITQIKEKLEEEGEDRHKIRIFDKNNNVTNQDKVNKYLLRNFIIRAILSIICRMLEEDAGNFYLEEGEVEEEELFTNKKNSAEELFLLFLKNAYTNVGKKKKIFDENLYYQLFDEIDKVLLPISNPRDVTNQTLHTKLKDIEPIIKLHRECVKKLVTYFDKDEDKNLNLYEFISINVYRNMSSGEFAILNFFSKLYFFLKNKPATLLDKKNFILLLDEADLGLHPMWKKRFIDTILQSVPYFFEGLNSKPNLQIILTTHDPLTLSDIPKHNVIFLKKAKEEKCQISSRVQKTFGANITDLLADSFFIQDGLIGDFAKSKIKEVIDWINDIKSKRKVLLEEELEYCKDVIELIDERVIKLKLSEMITELLPDNTFYNDMIDKEIEKLQNQKK; this is translated from the coding sequence ATGATAGCAAGCATTTATATAAAAGAACATAGTTATTTAACAGATAAACCTTTAACCCTAAATTTTGGAGGAGAATATTTGTATTCATTTGAAGAAATAGGTAAAAGTTTAATTATTTCTCGTGAGAAAAATGAGAAATATATACCGAACTTCTTCAACATTTCAGAAAGTGGTTCTAAAATAGAACTCCTAAGTGCTATTGTTGGAGAAAACGGAGTTGGGAAGTCTTCTATTTTAGATATAATTAGAAGTATCTTTTCTAAATCATATGGCTTTACACATAATGAGGCAGTCGTTTTAGCAGAAATTGAAGGAAAGACAAAGGTATTATACTCTAATACATCCTTTAAATACTATTTAAAAGAATCTGACAAAGAAATAGAAAAAGTAAATGAAAGTGAGTCTTATCAGTCTATTTATTATTCCCCTCATTTTGATTTAAAATATAACCCAAACTATTATGAATTAGATAAATATGATATATCTTTGGATGAATATATAAAAGAGGATTTAGATGAAATTGATAGAAAAGGTACTAATGGGCAGGGGTGGAAGTATAAGCTACACCAAGAGTTGAAATTCAAAAATACTCTTAGAATAATTGAATTTATGGACTCTATACCTTTTAAAAAAATTTCAGAACATTTTAAATTATCAGGATATGATAAAGTAGATTTAATATTTAGAGACCTTTTATCTGATAATAATTCTTGGAATACACCTTCACAATTTAGAAATATTATAACTCAAATTAAAGAAAAATTAGAAGAGGAGGGAGAAGATAGGCATAAAATACGGATTTTTGATAAAAATAATAATGTAACAAATCAAGATAAGGTTAATAAATATCTTTTAAGAAATTTTATTATACGGGCTATATTATCAATAATATGTAGAATGTTAGAAGAAGATGCTGGAAATTTTTATTTAGAGGAAGGAGAAGTTGAAGAAGAAGAGTTATTTACTAATAAAAAAAATAGTGCAGAAGAATTATTCTTACTCTTTCTTAAAAACGCTTATACTAATGTAGGTAAAAAAAAGAAAATTTTTGATGAAAATTTATATTATCAACTATTTGATGAAATAGATAAAGTTTTATTGCCTATATCAAATCCAAGAGATGTTACTAACCAAACACTCCACACCAAACTTAAAGATATAGAACCAATTATTAAGTTACATAGAGAGTGTGTAAAAAAATTAGTAACCTATTTTGATAAAGATGAAGATAAGAATTTAAATCTATATGAATTTATAAGCATTAATGTTTATAGAAATATGAGCTCTGGTGAGTTTGCTATACTAAACTTCTTTTCAAAGTTATACTTTTTTCTTAAAAACAAACCAGCTACATTACTTGACAAAAAGAACTTTATTCTTTTATTAGATGAAGCGGATTTAGGGTTACATCCTATGTGGAAGAAAAGGTTTATTGATACTATACTGCAGTCTGTTCCTTATTTTTTTGAAGGACTAAACTCTAAACCTAACTTGCAAATTATCTTAACAACTCACGACCCCTTAACCTTGTCTGATATTCCCAAGCATAATGTAATATTTTTAAAGAAAGCAAAAGAGGAGAAATGTCAAATTTCATCAAGGGTTCAAAAAACATTTGGAGCTAACATAACAGACTTATTAGCTGATTCATTTTTCATACAAGATGGACTAATAGGCGATTTTGCTAAAAGCAAGATAAAAGAAGTAATTGATTGGATTAATGATATTAAGAGTAAACGTAAAGTACTTTTAGAAGAAGAACTTGAGTATTGTAAAGATGTAATTGAGTTGATTGATGAAAGAGTAATTAAGTTAAAACTCTCAGAGATGATAACTGAGCTACTACCTGATAATACATTTTATAATGATATGATAGACAAAGAAATTGAAAAATTACAGAATCAAAAAAAATAA
- a CDS encoding CPBP family intramembrane glutamic endopeptidase: protein MYLQNARLSQSPKWLYIIVPTLFFLFTGLNFLVAQLFDTATIIRSEITKKGELQFLFENLVVFAIFLGLLLLWVKYVHRQPLVALITARINIDWKRFWFSFLLWGGITVGITLIDYLFISPEDYIWNFKWLPFLKLLLIVVLFIPLQTGFEEVFFRGYLLQALGLTVSNKWLPLLTTSVLFGLMHIANPEVEKLGYTLLIYYIGTGLFLGITTLMDDGLELALGFHTANNLFTALLVTSDWTVFQVPSILRDISEPTLGLTMWVPLIGCFPLLLYIFGRKYKWNINSLK from the coding sequence ATGTATTTACAAAACGCACGATTATCACAAAGCCCTAAATGGCTCTATATTATAGTTCCAACCCTGTTCTTCTTGTTTACAGGGTTGAACTTTTTAGTAGCTCAATTATTTGATACAGCTACTATTATTAGATCTGAAATAACTAAAAAGGGAGAACTACAGTTCTTATTTGAGAATTTAGTAGTGTTTGCTATTTTTTTAGGATTATTGTTATTATGGGTGAAGTATGTACATCGCCAACCTTTAGTAGCTCTTATTACTGCTCGAATAAATATTGATTGGAAACGCTTTTGGTTTTCATTTTTACTATGGGGAGGAATAACAGTAGGTATTACTTTGATAGATTACCTATTTATTAGTCCTGAAGATTATATATGGAATTTCAAGTGGTTACCTTTCTTAAAATTATTGTTGATAGTAGTTCTGTTTATACCACTGCAAACAGGCTTTGAAGAGGTCTTTTTTAGAGGTTATTTGCTACAAGCCTTAGGGCTTACTGTAAGCAATAAGTGGTTGCCACTGCTTACCACTTCAGTACTTTTTGGTTTGATGCATATAGCTAACCCTGAAGTAGAAAAGTTAGGTTATACTTTACTGATTTATTATATAGGTACAGGTCTTTTTTTAGGAATTACCACTCTTATGGATGATGGGTTAGAATTAGCACTTGGTTTTCATACAGCCAACAATCTTTTTACAGCCTTATTGGTAACTTCTGATTGGACAGTTTTTCAAGTACCTTCAATATTGCGAGATATATCTGAACCTACTTTAGGTTTGACTATGTGGGTGCCCTTGATAGGGTGCTTCCCATTATTGCTTTACATTTTTGGGAGAAAGTACAAATGGAACATTAACTCCCTAAAATAA
- a CDS encoding phage terminase large subunit: MRIDFSLYYQPKPKQLIAHKCRAKYMLFGGALGGGKSYFLCAEAIKNAMKFKGNRLVLVRKELSVLRRTTLVTFFSICPKEIIRSFNQTSLEVTFINDSKLLFLDANIAKDPMLQKIKGLEIGWFGIDEANEVSVEVYNMLKTRLRWVLPNKQKPRYEGRLTSNPEPCWLISTFIQSTNPDEVYIQSLTTDNYDENSEYVITLKEAFKDNPKFLRKYLYADWSALDMINQLIPSEVIISSAERIENGLEVTSMGIDVARYGDDKTVFTILKNGNIELIESYEQTSITEIVTRTIQLIHDYNIDPNYVGIDSVGVGAGVVDNLKSAGYDVIELQGGSKPEESQYEEAFLPFNLRSQMYYELRRDMMNGQIGNLTDETLKLELQSIQYEIYSDKKVKIISKEAIKKLLGRSPDYADSLVYANWVKTYRGGIKWYMAISGGL; this comes from the coding sequence ATGAGAATAGACTTTTCACTTTATTATCAGCCTAAACCTAAGCAACTAATTGCTCATAAATGCAGAGCAAAGTATATGCTCTTTGGAGGGGCTTTAGGTGGTGGAAAAAGCTATTTCCTTTGTGCAGAGGCTATCAAAAATGCGATGAAATTCAAAGGTAACCGATTAGTACTTGTGAGAAAGGAACTCTCTGTTCTCCGTAGGACTACATTGGTTACCTTCTTTTCTATCTGCCCAAAGGAAATTATTAGGAGCTTTAATCAAACGAGCTTAGAAGTAACCTTCATCAATGATTCAAAGTTGCTGTTTCTTGATGCCAATATAGCCAAAGACCCAATGCTTCAAAAGATAAAAGGTTTAGAGATAGGTTGGTTTGGGATTGATGAAGCTAATGAAGTATCCGTTGAGGTGTATAATATGCTCAAAACTCGTTTGCGTTGGGTGCTGCCCAACAAGCAAAAACCTCGCTATGAAGGGCGATTGACCAGCAATCCTGAACCTTGTTGGCTTATTTCTACTTTCATTCAATCTACCAATCCTGATGAGGTATATATCCAAAGTTTAACTACAGATAACTATGATGAAAACAGTGAGTATGTTATCACTCTAAAGGAAGCCTTTAAGGATAATCCTAAGTTTTTGAGGAAGTATCTTTATGCTGATTGGAGTGCTTTAGATATGATTAATCAGCTTATTCCAAGTGAAGTAATCATAAGTAGTGCTGAACGGATAGAAAATGGTTTAGAAGTTACTTCTATGGGGATTGATGTGGCAAGGTATGGAGATGATAAGACCGTCTTCACAATTCTTAAAAACGGTAATATTGAGCTAATAGAGAGCTATGAACAGACTTCTATAACAGAGATAGTAACACGAACCATACAGCTTATTCACGACTACAATATAGACCCCAATTATGTAGGAATAGATAGCGTGGGAGTGGGTGCTGGTGTAGTTGATAATTTAAAGTCAGCAGGCTATGATGTGATTGAATTACAGGGCGGTTCAAAGCCTGAAGAAAGCCAATATGAAGAAGCCTTTTTACCTTTTAATTTGCGCTCACAAATGTACTATGAATTGCGAAGAGATATGATGAACGGACAAATAGGTAACCTCACTGATGAAACTCTAAAGTTAGAATTGCAGTCTATTCAGTATGAAATCTATTCAGATAAGAAAGTGAAGATTATCAGCAAAGAAGCTATTAAAAAACTCTTAGGTAGAAGCCCTGATTATGCAGATAGTTTAGTATATGCAAATTGGGTAAAGACTTATAGAGGAGGAATTAAATGGTATATGGCTATTAGTGGGGGGCTTTAG
- a CDS encoding AlpA family transcriptional regulator, whose protein sequence is MTNLESMQSIEERLANIERKLDIQAQEAKNILTLEEVAEYTHLSKSYVYKLTSKGDIPYYKPNGKQLYFKRTEIDEWLLTNRNKTNQEIEREIATKSVLAQKRF, encoded by the coding sequence ATGACAAATTTAGAATCAATGCAAAGCATAGAAGAGAGATTAGCGAATATTGAAAGAAAACTTGATATTCAAGCCCAAGAAGCTAAAAATATTCTAACTTTAGAAGAGGTGGCTGAATATACACATCTTTCTAAAAGTTATGTCTATAAACTTACAAGTAAAGGAGATATTCCTTATTATAAACCAAATGGAAAGCAACTATATTTCAAGAGAACCGAAATAGATGAATGGCTACTTACTAATAGGAATAAGACTAATCAGGAAATAGAAAGGGAAATAGCTACAAAATCAGTTTTGGCACAAAAACGATTTTAA
- the mnmE gene encoding tRNA uridine-5-carboxymethylaminomethyl(34) synthesis GTPase MnmE has protein sequence MNKIVHTNDTIVALATAMGVGAIAVIRLSGTDAIIIANRIFIPYSKQPLTEASTHTVHLGSLGTNNKIIDECLATIFKGKKSYTGEPVVEFSCHGSPYIVQEVIKLCLANGCRLAEAGEFTKRAFLNGKLALNQAEAVADLIASDSEASHKVALQQMRGGFTSEIEELRQELLNFASLIELELDFSEEDVEFASRDAFKTLLSTIKTTIEKLLRSFAVGNVLKNGIPVAIVGKPNAGKSTLLNALLNEERAIVSDIAGTTRDTIEETIHIGGVAFRFIDTAGIRDTSDQIEAIGVQKAKEKMEKAQIILYLYNRKENTVEEVKQFIKENYREGVRIILLLNKAEDFINTGLSPFEMELLEEFPDKYIDRIIGISARYKKNLTELEAALAQYAQYISSQGNASIVTNIRHYEALNNALQAIEKVEEGLINHLSGDLLSIDIREVLYHLGSITGAVTNDELLGNIFSRFCIGK, from the coding sequence ATGAATAAAATAGTACATACTAATGATACAATAGTAGCTCTTGCCACCGCTATGGGGGTAGGAGCTATTGCTGTAATACGCCTTTCTGGAACTGATGCCATTATTATAGCCAACCGTATTTTTATACCCTATAGCAAACAGCCTCTTACAGAGGCCTCTACACATACCGTACACTTAGGCAGTTTAGGTACTAATAATAAAATAATAGATGAATGTTTAGCTACTATTTTCAAAGGTAAAAAATCATATACAGGAGAGCCTGTAGTAGAGTTTTCCTGCCATGGAAGCCCCTATATAGTACAAGAAGTTATCAAGTTATGTTTGGCTAATGGTTGTAGGCTTGCAGAAGCTGGTGAGTTTACCAAACGCGCTTTCCTTAATGGGAAATTGGCTCTTAACCAAGCAGAAGCTGTTGCTGACCTTATAGCTTCAGACAGTGAGGCTTCGCATAAAGTAGCTTTACAGCAAATGAGAGGAGGTTTTACTTCTGAAATAGAAGAATTAAGACAAGAACTTCTTAACTTTGCTTCTCTTATTGAATTAGAGTTAGACTTTTCTGAGGAAGATGTAGAGTTTGCCTCTCGTGATGCCTTTAAAACACTATTAAGTACTATAAAAACTACTATTGAAAAGTTGCTCCGATCATTTGCTGTAGGTAATGTGCTTAAAAATGGTATACCTGTAGCTATTGTAGGTAAGCCTAATGCAGGTAAATCGACCCTGCTTAATGCGTTACTGAATGAGGAACGCGCTATAGTATCTGATATAGCTGGTACAACTCGTGATACTATTGAAGAAACTATCCATATTGGAGGAGTAGCTTTTCGCTTTATTGACACTGCAGGCATTCGTGATACAAGTGACCAAATAGAGGCTATAGGTGTGCAAAAAGCTAAAGAAAAAATGGAAAAAGCTCAGATTATTCTGTACCTATATAATCGAAAAGAAAATACTGTTGAGGAAGTAAAACAATTTATTAAAGAAAATTATCGTGAAGGAGTACGAATTATTCTTTTGCTTAATAAGGCAGAAGACTTTATAAACACAGGGCTTTCTCCTTTTGAAATGGAACTATTAGAAGAATTTCCTGATAAATATATTGATCGTATCATAGGTATATCGGCACGGTATAAGAAAAACCTTACTGAACTTGAAGCTGCACTTGCCCAATATGCCCAATATATATCTTCTCAAGGAAATGCCTCTATTGTTACTAATATACGTCATTATGAAGCTTTGAATAATGCCTTGCAAGCAATAGAAAAAGTAGAAGAAGGACTTATTAATCATCTATCAGGTGATTTGTTATCTATAGATATACGAGAAGTACTCTATCACTTGGGTAGTATCACAGGAGCAGTGACCAATGATGAACTGTTGGGGAATATATTTTCTCGCTTCTGCATAGGAAAGTAA
- a CDS encoding IPT/TIG domain-containing protein, with protein sequence MKALKIFLTLFCMGVIVSCSKDEPAPVPTKEQPTPQQTNFPTVKNFSAQEVIVGDIITIEGENFIPSQTYTITFNGVKGTIKEVTSNHLKVEIPEEATSGEVILSSNETSKSIGRLTILPKPSVLYAYVAYSKIVKLDLQTGKELETVAEIGKEYLGSGIYYLNSTNEIVGIQSGNSGHYLFKLNVTTKEIVRLPCNLYEKLIIANNEPYAYDRGNHKIVKLDLQTGKEIETIAEVGNDYLSHIRFSKSTNEIIGEQTKYNAETSERKNSLFKLNLTTKQIVKAPFNGYERLVIANDELYAFDWGNRKIVKLDLSTGKELETIVETGKGYLDHIQFSKSTNEIIGIQSGTEEIFFKLKLKTKRITRTPTKNYENLIIANY encoded by the coding sequence ATGAAAGCATTAAAAATCTTCTTGACTTTGTTCTGTATGGGAGTCATTGTGAGCTGTTCTAAAGATGAACCTGCTCCAGTTCCAACAAAAGAACAACCTACACCTCAACAAACTAATTTTCCTACAGTTAAAAACTTCTCTGCACAAGAGGTTATTGTAGGAGATATTATTACCATTGAAGGAGAGAATTTTATTCCTTCACAAACCTACACAATTACTTTTAATGGAGTAAAAGGGACTATCAAAGAAGTAACCTCCAACCATCTAAAAGTAGAAATTCCTGAAGAGGCTACATCTGGAGAAGTTATTCTATCTTCCAATGAAACTTCTAAGAGTATAGGTCGCCTAACTATTCTTCCTAAACCAAGTGTTTTGTATGCTTATGTAGCCTATAGTAAAATTGTAAAATTAGACCTTCAAACAGGTAAAGAATTAGAAACCGTTGCTGAAATAGGTAAGGAATACTTAGGAAGCGGTATTTACTACTTAAACAGTACTAATGAAATTGTAGGCATACAATCAGGAAATTCAGGACATTATTTATTCAAACTTAATGTAACTACAAAAGAAATTGTAAGGTTACCTTGTAATCTTTATGAGAAGCTCATAATAGCTAATAATGAGCCGTATGCTTATGATAGGGGTAATCATAAAATTGTAAAATTAGACCTTCAAACAGGTAAAGAGATAGAAACTATTGCTGAGGTAGGGAATGATTATTTAAGTCATATTCGCTTCTCTAAAAGTACCAATGAGATTATTGGAGAACAAACAAAATATAATGCTGAAACATCAGAGAGAAAGAATAGTCTGTTCAAACTTAATTTGACAACAAAACAGATTGTAAAAGCACCCTTTAATGGATATGAAAGACTTGTAATAGCTAATGATGAGTTGTATGCTTTTGATTGGGGTAATCGTAAAATCGTAAAATTAGATCTATCAACAGGCAAAGAATTAGAGACTATCGTAGAAACAGGAAAAGGGTATTTAGACCATATTCAGTTCTCTAAGAGCACCAACGAGATTATTGGGATACAATCAGGTACTGAAGAAATATTTTTTAAGCTCAAGTTGAAAACCAAACGAATAACAAGAACTCCCACTAAAAACTATGAGAACCTTATAATAGCAAATTATTAA
- a CDS encoding site-specific integrase, producing MKVHLKERLSKKTGKISLYLEIYKGYIKEEGKIKHIRDYEYLDYFLYEKPKNQVEKQHNAEQLKFAEAVKAQRILEIQNGTYGFNNLHLLNANFIEYFQKLTDERKESNGNYGNWDSALKQLVKYGGKIVPFKDVTTEFCEGFKEFLLTNKTKTGKPLAKNSVISYLNKLKAALNQAFDDKIINENPAKRIKNIKADESSREYLTKEEVEALIETDCRYEILKRAFLFSCFTGMRWSDVNKLTWKDVQKFENRYRIHFTQKKTRGVEYLDIPDIALKYMGEKGESDEKVFVGLKYSAYMNTALARWVLKAGITKTITFHCARHTFATFLLTKGVEIYTVSKMLGHRELKTTQVYAKIIDQKKREAASIFDEDFKK from the coding sequence ATGAAAGTTCATTTAAAAGAAAGACTCTCTAAGAAAACAGGAAAAATATCCTTATATTTGGAGATATATAAAGGATATATCAAAGAAGAAGGAAAGATTAAGCATATTAGGGATTATGAATATTTAGATTATTTCTTGTATGAGAAACCAAAGAATCAAGTAGAGAAACAGCATAATGCTGAACAATTGAAATTTGCAGAAGCTGTAAAAGCGCAAAGAATTTTAGAAATTCAAAATGGAACTTATGGTTTCAATAATCTTCATTTACTAAATGCTAACTTCATAGAGTATTTCCAAAAACTTACAGACGAACGAAAAGAAAGTAACGGAAATTATGGTAATTGGGATAGTGCTCTAAAGCAACTTGTAAAATATGGAGGAAAGATAGTTCCCTTCAAAGATGTTACTACTGAATTTTGTGAAGGCTTTAAGGAGTTTTTATTGACTAATAAAACTAAGACAGGGAAACCTTTGGCTAAAAATTCAGTTATCTCATATCTCAACAAACTCAAAGCCGCTCTTAACCAAGCATTTGATGATAAAATTATTAATGAAAATCCCGCAAAGAGAATTAAGAATATTAAAGCAGATGAATCAAGTAGAGAGTATCTAACAAAAGAAGAAGTTGAAGCTCTTATAGAAACAGATTGTAGGTATGAAATTCTGAAAAGAGCTTTTTTGTTTAGCTGTTTTACAGGTATGCGTTGGTCTGATGTTAATAAATTAACTTGGAAAGATGTACAGAAGTTTGAAAATAGATACAGAATACACTTTACTCAAAAGAAAACAAGAGGTGTTGAGTATTTAGATATACCTGATATTGCTCTTAAATATATGGGAGAAAAAGGAGAGTCTGATGAGAAAGTTTTTGTAGGGCTTAAATATAGTGCTTATATGAATACGGCTTTGGCTCGTTGGGTTCTAAAGGCAGGTATTACTAAAACAATCACTTTTCACTGTGCAAGGCATACATTTGCTACCTTTCTATTGACCAAAGGAGTAGAAATATATACCGTCTCAAAAATGTTAGGACACAGAGAATTGAAAACAACACAGGTTTATGCTAAAATTATTGACCAAAAGAAAAGAGAAGCAGCAAGTATTTTTGATGAGGATTTTAAGAAATAA
- a CDS encoding lipopolysaccharide assembly protein LapB: MKAHLETAISNFYKGDFEGAVATLDTALYKVPLSPYESDIVDLKGVCLYYLGRYAESSDCFGKALRLNPSSERLKLLYVETLILKDDKTDCPKIIELYEDLLSRKYDERQVLLTGNCYYLCENYDKAISYFQKIPKNSDLFLKALQGIANSFIGKNQIDLAIEPLKKAPLRTSNPDDDLIDIMFLLGNLYEEKGEKEQAKQLYQKVYTHSIEYKDVAQRLQELDT, encoded by the coding sequence GTGAAAGCTCATCTTGAAACGGCTATTTCTAATTTTTATAAGGGAGATTTTGAAGGAGCTGTTGCTACATTAGATACCGCTCTCTATAAAGTACCTTTAAGTCCGTATGAATCTGATATAGTAGATTTGAAAGGAGTTTGTTTGTATTATTTAGGGCGGTATGCAGAGTCAAGCGATTGCTTTGGTAAGGCTTTGAGGTTAAATCCAAGTTCTGAAAGGCTAAAGCTCCTTTATGTAGAAACGCTTATTCTGAAGGATGATAAGACTGATTGTCCTAAAATCATTGAGCTATACGAAGATTTGCTTTCTCGCAAATATGATGAAAGACAAGTACTATTGACAGGGAATTGTTACTACCTTTGTGAGAACTATGATAAGGCAATTTCGTACTTTCAGAAGATACCTAAAAACAGTGATTTATTCCTAAAAGCATTGCAAGGTATAGCTAATAGTTTCATAGGTAAGAATCAAATAGATTTAGCTATAGAACCCCTTAAAAAAGCACCTTTGCGTACTTCTAATCCTGATGATGATTTGATAGACATTATGTTTCTATTAGGCAATCTCTATGAAGAAAAAGGAGAGAAGGAGCAGGCAAAGCAACTCTATCAAAAAGTCTATACACACAGCATAGAGTATAAGGATGTAGCACAACGGTTACAAGAGTTAGACACTTAG